One part of the Desulfovibrio aminophilus DSM 12254 genome encodes these proteins:
- a CDS encoding recombinase family protein encodes MTTSAKIDSGAIRCAIYTRKSTDEGLEQEFNTLDAQRESAEAYIASQRHEGWTCLPDRYDDGGFSGGNLERPALKRLMADIEAGGIDCVVVYKVDRLSRSLLDFSRLMEIFDRHGVSFVSVTQQFNTTHSMGRLTLNILLSFAQFEREIIAERTKDKMWAARRKGKWVGGMPVLGYDVAEGGGRLEVNEDEAARVRAIFQLYLELESLLPSAQELERRGWNNKRWVTRKGKERGGKPFNKSTLFRLLTNPIYTGKVVFQGTTYEGEHEAIVDMETWKRVQAILRRNRLNGGTLVRNKYGALLKGLIFCTPCGTGMTHSCANKKNGKSYRYYVCQTAQQRGWAKCPTKSVNAYDIENAVVQHIKGLGTNPAVLSTTLTKATEQAEVRLHELEMERKAAERELKRLHAQVRKLLGGKLPAGASEIATDRLADLQERIRTTEQRMTAIQEEIIVLGKTTVKENDLTQALADFDEVWNSLSSKEQAKIIHILVERVGFDGRDQSVTVTFRSEGLKQLCQRTAA; translated from the coding sequence ATGACCACTTCCGCCAAAATAGACTCTGGTGCAATCCGCTGCGCCATTTATACCCGCAAGTCCACCGATGAGGGATTGGAGCAGGAGTTCAACACCCTGGACGCCCAGCGGGAATCGGCCGAGGCCTATATCGCCAGCCAACGCCACGAGGGCTGGACATGCCTGCCGGATCGATACGATGACGGCGGCTTCTCCGGCGGCAATCTGGAGCGCCCCGCGCTCAAGCGCCTCATGGCGGACATCGAGGCCGGCGGCATCGATTGCGTCGTGGTCTACAAAGTGGACCGCCTCAGCCGCTCCCTGCTCGACTTCTCGCGCCTCATGGAGATCTTTGATCGCCACGGCGTGAGTTTCGTCTCGGTCACCCAGCAGTTCAACACCACCCACTCCATGGGCCGGCTGACCCTGAACATCCTGCTCTCCTTCGCCCAGTTCGAACGCGAGATCATCGCCGAGCGGACCAAAGACAAGATGTGGGCCGCGCGCAGAAAAGGCAAATGGGTCGGCGGCATGCCTGTCCTGGGTTACGACGTGGCCGAGGGCGGCGGCCGGCTGGAGGTCAACGAGGACGAAGCCGCACGAGTCAGGGCGATCTTCCAGCTCTACCTGGAACTGGAGTCGCTACTCCCCTCGGCACAGGAGCTTGAGCGCCGAGGCTGGAACAACAAGCGTTGGGTGACCCGCAAGGGCAAGGAGCGTGGCGGGAAGCCGTTCAACAAGAGCACGCTCTTCCGACTGCTGACCAATCCCATCTACACGGGCAAGGTGGTGTTCCAGGGGACCACCTACGAAGGCGAGCACGAAGCCATCGTGGACATGGAGACTTGGAAGAGGGTCCAGGCAATTCTGCGGCGCAATCGCCTCAACGGCGGCACCCTCGTCCGCAACAAGTACGGCGCGCTGCTCAAGGGGCTGATCTTCTGCACGCCCTGCGGAACAGGGATGACGCACTCCTGCGCCAATAAAAAGAACGGCAAGAGTTACCGATATTACGTCTGCCAGACTGCCCAGCAGCGAGGGTGGGCGAAATGCCCCACGAAATCCGTCAACGCCTACGACATTGAAAACGCGGTGGTGCAGCACATCAAGGGGTTGGGCACCAACCCGGCGGTCCTGTCGACCACACTCACCAAGGCCACGGAACAAGCCGAAGTCCGCCTGCATGAGCTGGAGATGGAGCGGAAAGCAGCGGAGCGGGAACTCAAACGGCTCCATGCCCAGGTCCGAAAACTCCTGGGCGGTAAATTACCGGCCGGGGCCTCGGAAATCGCGACCGACCGCCTGGCGGATTTGCAGGAGCGGATTCGCACCACCGAGCAGCGCATGACGGCCATCCAGGAGGAGATCATCGTGCTGGGCAAGACGACCGTCAAAGAGAACGATCTGACGCAGGCATTGGCGGATTTTGACGAGGTGTGGAACTCGCTGTCCTCCAAGGAGCAGGCGAAGATCATCCATATTCTCGTCGAACGAGTGGGGTTCGACGGCCGTGACCAGTCGGTGACGGTGACTTTCAGAAGCGAGGGTCTCAAGCAACTGTGCCAGAGAACAGCCGCCTGA
- a CDS encoding ABC transporter ATP-binding protein, with translation MNSEPLYLLTGVGKEYDGPTERLRVLGKIDLRIEAGESVAIIGASGSGKTTLLHIMGTLDTPTHGDVRFAGQSLKGLSVQKRSVLRNRDIGFVFQFHHLLAEFSTLENVAMPGIIGGLGREASLRLAREALGQVGMEHRMEHRVTTLSGGERQRAAIARAILLKPKVVLADEPTGNLDEKTGQAVGDLLVSLNRDLGMTFVVVTHNVDLASVMGRRLELRSGELYAH, from the coding sequence ATGAATAGCGAGCCGCTATATCTCCTCACCGGGGTCGGCAAGGAATACGACGGCCCCACCGAGCGCCTGCGGGTGCTGGGCAAGATCGATCTGCGCATCGAGGCCGGCGAATCCGTGGCCATCATCGGAGCCTCGGGGTCGGGCAAGACCACGCTCCTGCACATCATGGGCACCCTGGATACGCCGACGCACGGAGACGTCCGCTTCGCCGGACAATCCCTGAAGGGGCTCTCGGTCCAGAAGCGTTCGGTGTTGAGGAACCGGGACATCGGTTTCGTTTTCCAGTTCCATCACCTTTTGGCCGAGTTTTCGACCCTGGAGAACGTGGCCATGCCCGGAATCATCGGCGGCCTGGGGCGCGAGGCCTCCTTGCGACTGGCCCGCGAGGCTCTGGGGCAGGTCGGGATGGAACATCGCATGGAACATCGGGTGACCACGCTGTCCGGCGGTGAGCGCCAGCGGGCGGCCATCGCCCGGGCCATCCTGCTCAAGCCCAAGGTCGTGCTGGCCGACGAGCCCACCGGCAACCTGGACGAAAAGACGGGGCAGGCCGTGGGCGATCTGCTGGTTTCCCTGAATCGGGATTTGGGCATGACTTTTGTGGTCGTTACGCATAATGTCGATTTGGCCAGCGTCATGGGACGCCGCCTGGAGCTACGTTCGGGAGAACTCTATGCGCACTAG
- a CDS encoding DUF2924 domain-containing protein, with the protein MNPETYKEVQSLERMTVGELKEKYLDVFGEETRSNNKPFLKKRIAWRIQALAEGNLSERARKRAKELARDADLRMRAPRDPVKPGSAEARARSVKSRLSSAHDPRVPLPGVLLHREYKGRDIVVRVLDDGFEFEDRRYKSLTAIAREVTGGKWNGFVFFGLNKASTNKNKGRK; encoded by the coding sequence ATGAACCCAGAGACGTACAAGGAGGTCCAAAGCCTCGAGCGAATGACCGTGGGCGAGTTGAAGGAGAAGTACCTCGATGTCTTCGGCGAGGAGACCCGCTCCAACAACAAGCCCTTCCTGAAAAAGCGCATCGCCTGGCGCATTCAGGCTCTGGCCGAGGGTAACCTGTCGGAACGGGCTCGCAAGCGGGCCAAGGAGCTGGCCCGGGACGCTGACCTCAGAATGCGCGCCCCGCGCGATCCGGTGAAGCCCGGCTCGGCCGAGGCCCGAGCGCGATCTGTCAAAAGCCGCTTGTCTTCAGCCCATGATCCCAGAGTGCCCCTCCCCGGCGTGCTCCTTCACAGGGAATACAAAGGGCGGGACATCGTGGTCCGGGTGCTGGACGATGGTTTCGAGTTCGAGGATCGCCGGTACAAGTCGCTCACGGCCATTGCCCGTGAGGTGACCGGCGGCAAATGGAACGGCTTCGTCTTTTTCGGTCTGAACAAGGCCTCCACGAACAAAAACAAAGGGCGCAAATGA
- a CDS encoding type II toxin-antitoxin system RelE/ParE family toxin produces MNEVRRYRNENGSEIITEWLAGLKDIRARARIVARIDRLAVGNFGDCKAVRDGVSELRVDYGPGYRVYFGKVGKRIVLLLCGGDKRTQEADIERAVMCLKDYKRRSRS; encoded by the coding sequence ATGAACGAAGTCCGTCGGTACCGGAATGAGAATGGCTCTGAGATCATCACCGAATGGCTGGCGGGACTGAAGGACATCCGGGCTCGTGCACGAATCGTTGCCAGGATAGATCGTTTGGCTGTTGGGAATTTTGGAGACTGCAAGGCGGTCCGGGACGGAGTGTCGGAGTTGCGCGTTGATTATGGCCCAGGGTATCGAGTGTATTTTGGGAAGGTGGGTAAGAGGATAGTTCTGCTCCTTTGCGGCGGCGACAAGCGGACCCAGGAGGCCGATATCGAAAGGGCAGTGATGTGCTTGAAGGATTACAAAAGGAGGTCGCGATCATGA
- a CDS encoding sigma factor codes for MSQNRYHGIDEYTVRLITFKAKQLTAHPGFSDADREDLEQELLLDLLRRQPKYDPARAQNNTFVARVVEHRAATLIEERKAGLRDYRLQEFSLNDLIEDEDGVRCERSETFDQDDYLLRTGRQSRSSDELRDLGIDVRSVVDQLPPKLSDLCQRLMRDSITDVSRETGIPRSTLYGIIDKVRVAFKDAGLEDYL; via the coding sequence ATGTCCCAGAACCGTTACCACGGCATCGACGAATACACAGTCCGTTTGATCACCTTCAAAGCCAAGCAACTGACCGCCCACCCCGGCTTCTCCGATGCGGACCGTGAGGACCTGGAGCAGGAGCTGCTCCTCGACCTGCTGCGCCGTCAGCCCAAATACGATCCCGCCCGGGCTCAAAACAACACCTTCGTCGCAAGGGTCGTGGAGCACCGCGCGGCCACCCTCATCGAAGAGCGCAAGGCCGGCCTGCGCGATTACCGGCTTCAGGAGTTCTCCCTGAACGATCTCATCGAGGATGAAGACGGCGTGCGCTGCGAACGCTCGGAAACCTTTGACCAGGACGACTACCTGCTGCGCACGGGGCGACAGAGCCGTTCATCCGATGAACTGCGGGACCTGGGCATCGACGTGCGTTCGGTCGTGGATCAGTTGCCTCCTAAGCTGAGTGACCTGTGCCAGAGGCTGATGCGCGACTCCATCACCGACGTCTCGCGCGAAACCGGCATCCCGAGATCGACCCTGTACGGCATCATCGACAAGGTCCGCGTCGCATTCAAGGACGCTGGGCTGGAAGACTACCTCTAG
- a CDS encoding lipoprotein-releasing ABC transporter permease subunit, which produces MRGGRFEAFIALRYLFALRKQSFISIISICAVCGVALGVAALIVVIGVMNGFSKDLRDKILGVNAHVIISSLAGGVRDAEAVETAASQTPEVMGVTPFIYSEVMLSSPEGVKGMVLRGIDPRTAESVLSLSKDMLDGSLSALSDDDPDGRPGIIIGNELAKRLSLSPGMQVSLLSPSGRHTAAGFQPKIRNFIVQGTFRTGMYEYDSSLGYVTVEAARDLLGYKPGFVSGLEVRIKDVDRAEQVSQSLRQRLSGFPVYVRHWQEMNANLFAALKLEKTAMFIILAMIVLVGSFSIVNTLVMLVMQKTKDIAILMSLGAEPSSISRIFMLQGTFIGVIGTILGYALGVPTSLLLKKYQFIKLPSDVYPVDYLPVRLEALDMTLIGLAALALCFLSTLYPARRAAALNPSDALRYE; this is translated from the coding sequence ATGCGCGGCGGCCGCTTCGAAGCGTTCATCGCCCTGCGCTACCTCTTCGCCCTGCGCAAGCAGTCGTTCATTTCGATCATCTCGATCTGCGCGGTCTGCGGCGTGGCCCTGGGCGTGGCCGCGCTCATCGTGGTCATCGGAGTGATGAACGGCTTTTCCAAGGACTTGCGGGACAAGATTCTGGGCGTGAACGCCCATGTGATCATCAGTTCCCTGGCGGGTGGAGTCCGCGACGCCGAAGCTGTGGAGACGGCCGCCTCCCAGACGCCGGAGGTGATGGGCGTGACCCCCTTCATCTATTCCGAGGTCATGCTTTCCAGCCCGGAGGGTGTCAAGGGGATGGTCCTGCGCGGCATCGACCCGCGCACTGCCGAGAGCGTGCTGAGCCTGTCCAAGGACATGCTCGACGGCAGTCTCTCCGCACTGTCCGACGACGACCCCGACGGACGGCCCGGCATCATCATCGGCAACGAGCTGGCCAAGCGCCTGTCGCTCTCCCCGGGCATGCAGGTGAGTCTGCTCTCGCCCTCCGGGCGCCATACAGCGGCCGGCTTCCAGCCCAAGATCCGCAATTTCATCGTCCAAGGCACCTTCCGCACCGGCATGTACGAATACGACTCCTCCCTGGGGTACGTCACCGTGGAGGCGGCCCGCGATCTTCTGGGCTACAAGCCGGGCTTCGTCTCCGGCCTGGAGGTGCGGATCAAGGACGTGGATCGCGCCGAACAGGTCAGTCAGTCCCTGCGCCAGCGCCTGAGCGGTTTCCCGGTCTACGTGCGCCACTGGCAGGAGATGAACGCCAACCTCTTCGCGGCCCTCAAGCTGGAAAAGACGGCCATGTTCATCATCCTGGCCATGATCGTGCTGGTGGGCTCGTTCAGCATCGTGAACACCCTGGTCATGCTCGTCATGCAGAAGACCAAGGACATAGCCATACTCATGTCCCTTGGCGCCGAACCGTCCAGCATCAGCCGAATCTTCATGCTCCAGGGCACCTTCATCGGCGTCATCGGGACGATCCTGGGCTATGCCCTGGGTGTGCCCACCAGCCTGCTGCTCAAAAAATACCAGTTCATCAAGCTGCCGAGCGACGTCTATCCCGTGGATTACCTCCCGGTGCGCCTGGAGGCTCTGGACATGACGCTCATCGGTCTGGCGGCTCTGGCCCTCTGCTTCCTGTCCACCCTGTATCCGGCCCGGCGTGCCGCGGCGCTCAACCCGAGCGACGCCTTGCGTTATGAATAG
- a CDS encoding IS3 family transposase (programmed frameshift), whose translation MSRPSANGEAVVEVLTTVHRRRWTVAEKLELVQESLHPGMNVSYVARKHGISPSLLFRWRKLMSDGGKAAVQADDQVVGAAELRLLKKRVRELERMLGRKTMEVEILKEALEIAREKKLPLAHAVALGGRFPMKRVAEALSVSRSRLAERVKEPPRERPARYSKAEDERLLPLIRDIVDHRLTYGYRRVCALLNRQLRQDGRPGVNHKRVYRIMRLHGLLLARHKGYRPERSHDGKVVTLKSNLRWSSDAFEIHCDNGDTVRVVFVIDTCDREALGYLATTGGITSRMVQDLMLECVERRFGTPRTAHPVEWLSDNGSCYTAKDTMKFAAMLGLRSRFTPVRSPESNGMAEAFVKTFKRDYVRIHERPDAEAVLNQLHAWFEDYNERHPHKGLRMKSPREFIRSSATAGGPV comes from the exons ATGTCCAGACCTAGTGCTAACGGGGAAGCAGTGGTGGAGGTGCTGACCACGGTCCACCGTCGACGGTGGACCGTGGCGGAGAAACTGGAGCTGGTCCAGGAGTCGCTGCATCCGGGCATGAACGTCTCGTACGTGGCCCGCAAGCACGGCATCTCGCCGAGTCTGCTGTTTCGGTGGAGAAAGCTCATGAGCGATGGGGGAAAAGCCGCAGTGCAGGCCGATGACCAAGTCGTCGGGGCTGCCGAGTTGCGGTTGCTCAAGAAGCGTGTCCGCGAATTGGAGCGCATGCTTGGCAGGAAGACCATGGAGGTGGAAATCCTCAAGGAGGCGTTGGAGATCGCGCGTGAAAAAAAACTGC CTCTCGCGCACGCCGTTGCCCTGGGAGGACGGTTTCCGATGAAACGCGTGGCCGAGGCTCTGAGCGTTTCCCGCTCCAGACTTGCCGAGCGGGTGAAGGAGCCGCCCCGTGAACGGCCTGCGCGCTACTCCAAGGCCGAGGACGAGCGGTTGCTGCCGCTGATCCGGGACATCGTGGATCACCGCCTGACTTACGGCTATCGCCGGGTCTGCGCCCTGTTGAACAGGCAGCTCCGGCAAGATGGGCGCCCGGGCGTGAATCACAAACGCGTTTACCGGATCATGCGCCTTCATGGCCTGCTGTTGGCCAGGCACAAAGGCTACAGGCCGGAGCGCAGCCATGACGGCAAGGTCGTCACGCTCAAAAGCAACCTTCGCTGGAGTTCCGATGCCTTTGAAATCCACTGCGACAACGGCGACACCGTGCGCGTGGTCTTCGTCATCGACACCTGCGACCGCGAGGCCCTGGGCTACTTGGCGACGACAGGAGGCATCACCAGCCGCATGGTGCAGGACTTGATGCTGGAATGCGTGGAGAGGCGGTTTGGGACGCCGCGGACCGCTCACCCGGTGGAGTGGCTCTCGGACAACGGCTCCTGCTACACGGCCAAAGATACGATGAAGTTCGCAGCCATGTTGGGGCTGCGCTCGCGCTTCACGCCGGTCCGCAGCCCGGAAAGCAACGGCATGGCCGAGGCGTTTGTGAAGACCTTCAAGCGGGACTATGTCCGTATTCATGAACGTCCCGATGCGGAGGCGGTTTTGAACCAGCTCCACGCCTGGTTCGAGGACTACAACGAGAGGCACCCCCACAAGGGGCTGCGGATGAAATCCCCCAGGGAATTCATCCGCTCGTCTGCAACCGCAGGGGGTCCGGTTTAG
- the lysS gene encoding lysine--tRNA ligase, whose protein sequence is MLQALAARDELNEVLKTRVEKACAVLDENAPLYPNDFRKDTDLSHILENCNDLDEAALAALGREYALAGRVVSLRSFGKVTFFHLKDPTGRMQVYAARDDMGAENYQRFKKVDIGDIVGVIGDLFRTKTGELTVRAKDVRLVSKSMRPLPEKYHGLKDVETRYRQRYVDLIVTPRTSEIFRRRTLIVRALRNYLDAKGFMEVETPMMQPIPGGATAKPFETHHNALDMKLYMRIAPELYLKRLLVGGFERVYEINRNFRNEGISTQHNPEFTMLEFYWAYADYRDLMDLTEDMFAHVAREATGSSVVPYQGQDIDLTPGAWKRVTFHDSLQTIGGVSPEIYTDYDQCAALVRKSGEKVIKGEKLGKLQAKLFDLFVEPKLIQPHFIYHYPTDISPLSRRNEDNPDLTDRFEMFIAGREMANAFSELNDPVDQRLRFEEQVREKAAGDEEAHFMDEDYVRALEYGMPPAAGEGVGIDRLVMLLTDSPSIREVILFPLLRPEVGA, encoded by the coding sequence ATGCTTCAGGCCCTGGCGGCCCGGGACGAGTTGAACGAAGTCCTCAAGACGCGGGTGGAGAAGGCCTGCGCGGTTCTGGATGAGAACGCGCCGCTTTACCCCAATGATTTCCGCAAGGATACGGACCTCTCCCATATCCTTGAAAACTGCAACGACCTCGACGAGGCGGCCCTCGCCGCCTTGGGGCGGGAATACGCCCTGGCCGGACGCGTGGTCTCCCTGCGCTCCTTCGGCAAGGTGACCTTCTTTCATCTCAAGGATCCCACCGGCCGCATGCAGGTGTACGCCGCCCGAGACGACATGGGCGCGGAGAACTACCAGCGCTTCAAGAAGGTCGACATCGGCGACATCGTGGGCGTGATCGGTGACCTCTTCCGCACCAAGACCGGCGAACTGACCGTGCGGGCCAAGGACGTGCGGCTGGTGTCCAAGTCCATGCGCCCCCTGCCCGAGAAGTACCATGGCCTCAAGGACGTGGAGACCCGCTACCGCCAACGTTACGTGGACCTCATCGTGACCCCGCGCACGTCGGAGATCTTCCGGCGGCGCACCCTGATCGTCCGCGCCCTGCGCAACTACCTGGACGCCAAAGGCTTCATGGAAGTCGAAACGCCCATGATGCAGCCCATCCCGGGCGGCGCCACGGCCAAGCCCTTCGAGACCCACCACAACGCCCTGGACATGAAGCTTTACATGCGCATCGCTCCGGAGTTGTATCTCAAACGTCTTCTGGTGGGCGGGTTCGAGCGTGTGTACGAGATCAACAGAAACTTCCGCAACGAGGGCATCTCCACCCAGCACAACCCCGAGTTCACCATGCTCGAGTTCTACTGGGCCTATGCCGACTACCGCGATCTCATGGACCTCACCGAGGACATGTTCGCCCACGTGGCCCGCGAAGCCACGGGCAGTTCCGTGGTGCCCTACCAGGGGCAGGACATCGACCTCACGCCCGGGGCCTGGAAACGCGTGACATTCCATGATTCGCTGCAGACCATCGGCGGCGTATCCCCGGAGATATACACCGATTACGATCAGTGCGCGGCGCTGGTGCGCAAGAGCGGCGAGAAGGTCATCAAGGGCGAGAAGCTCGGCAAGCTCCAGGCCAAGCTCTTCGACCTCTTCGTCGAGCCCAAGCTCATTCAGCCGCACTTCATCTATCATTACCCCACGGACATCTCGCCCCTGTCTCGACGCAACGAAGACAACCCCGATCTCACGGATCGCTTCGAGATGTTCATCGCCGGTCGCGAGATGGCCAACGCCTTCTCGGAGCTGAACGATCCGGTGGACCAGAGATTGCGCTTCGAGGAGCAGGTGCGTGAGAAGGCCGCCGGAGATGAGGAGGCCCACTTCATGGACGAGGACTACGTCCGCGCCCTGGAGTACGGCATGCCTCCGGCCGCGGGCGAGGGCGTGGGCATCGACCGCTTGGTCATGCTGCTCACGGACAGCCCTTCCATTCGCGAGGTCATTCTCTTTCCGCTCCTGAGGCCCGAGGTCGGAGCCTGA
- a CDS encoding addiction module antidote protein — protein sequence MKSNTNRASVSHDEALVRELRADPAFAAEYLQAAMEDTDEPAVLLIALRHVSEAFGMAEVAREAGIKRESLYRALSPTGNPTLKTLTAVLKAVGLRLAVAPDKSGHHPACA from the coding sequence ATGAAGAGCAACACCAACCGTGCAAGCGTCAGCCATGACGAGGCGCTGGTGCGCGAACTCCGCGCCGATCCCGCCTTTGCTGCGGAATATCTCCAGGCCGCCATGGAAGACACCGATGAGCCGGCGGTGCTCCTCATTGCGCTCCGGCATGTCTCCGAAGCCTTCGGCATGGCCGAGGTGGCCCGAGAGGCCGGCATCAAGAGGGAGAGTCTCTACCGGGCCTTGTCCCCAACGGGGAATCCGACGCTGAAGACCTTGACGGCAGTGCTGAAGGCCGTGGGCCTGCGACTCGCCGTAGCTCCGGACAAATCAGGGCATCATCCTGCTTGTGCGTGA